In the Prochlorococcus marinus str. MIT 9312 genome, TTCTATTGGAGAAAAGCTATCTACAGAAGCACTTAATATTTATGATGATGGCCTTCACGAAAAGAATATTTCTTCATCACCATTTGATGGAGAAGGAACCCCTACCAAAAGAATATGTTTAATTAATAAAGGGAGAATTGAAAATTTTTTACATTCTGAATCAACTGCAAGAGTATTTAAAACAATTCCCACTGGCCACGCTGGACTAGGATCAAAAGTCTCAGTATCTACTGATTGGATAGTAGTTGAGAAATCAGACGAAAACTTTGATCTCAAAACATCGTTAGATCACTCTACTTATGAGGGAGAATTTGTTTATATTGAAGAATTAAATGCAATTCATGCAGGTGTCAGAGCAAGTCAAGGTTCATTCTCTCTTCCATTTGATGGATGGCTTTATAAAAACGGTACAAAAATCTCAATTGAATCGGCAACTGTCGCAGGGGATATCAAATATCTTTTGAAACATATAGTAAATATTGAATCCAACCAAGAGGTAACAACAAGTGGGGTCTCTCCACATATATGGGTAGATGAATTATCAATAACTGGTGACGCGTGAGAATTATATTCTGGGGGACACCTGAATATTCAATTTCAAGCCTTGATATTTTTATTAAATCTAAGCACGAGGTAATTGCAGTAGTTAGCCAACCGGATAAGAAAAGATCTAGGGGAAAAAAATTAATATCTTCACCTGTTAAAAGCTTTGCCGAGCAAGAATCTATAAAAATTTATACTCCGGAAAAAATTAGGGACAACATAAATTTTATAAATGAACTTAAATCACTATCCTGTGATTTATTTATTGTTATAGCTTATGGAAAAATTTTACCTAAAGAGATATTAGAAATACCAAAATTTGGTTGTTGGAACGCACATGCTTCATTACTTCCAAGATGGCGTGGTGCGGCTCCAATCCAATGGTCCCTAATGAAAGGTGATGAATTTACTGGAGTAGGAATTATGAAAATGAATGAGGGACTAGATACTGGCGACTTATTGTTGGAAGAAAAAATTAAAATCGATAATAACGATAATTTAATTACACTTACGGAAAAACTTAGTATTTTATCTGCAAAATTATTTTTAAATGCTACATCTTTACTCGAAGAAAATATTAATAAAAATACTAATTATCAATTAACAAAACAAAATACTCTTGGAAGAGAAATTACTTACGCAAGAATGATTGAAAAATCTGACTATAAAGTGGATTGGGGTAATGAGGCAATTAAAATTTCTCGAAAAATAAAAGCATTATACCCACGAGCAAATACAACTTTTAGAGGGAAGAACCTAAAAATAATCAAAATTAAAGTTTTAAGTAGTGATGAAATTAATAATGAAAAATACTGTTTAATGAGCAATTATTCAAAACCAGGAATTATTCTTGCTGTCTTAGAAAATGAAGGAATAATAATTTCAACTAAAACTGATCCGATTATTTTGTTAGAAGCAAAACTTGAAGGCAAAAACATATCTAGCAAAAAACAATTAATACAACAGTTAAAGCCATCATTAGGTGAATATCTCTCAAATTAAGTTTTTGATTCTTTTTTAGAGAATCCCCAAATGAAAGCAAAAAGAATCAAAATATAAAAATAATAGTCGGGAAGAATAGATTCTTTAATTAACGTATTTAGTAAAAGTTTAATCCCAACAATTAAAATTGCTACGTAACCAGCTGTTTCTAATCTAGAAAATATATCTAGAAGTTTTAGAAAAATCCCCGATGTAAATCTTAAGGCTAATACCCCAATTACAGCTCCAAATATTATTAATATGTATTGATCACTGATAGCTACTGCAGTAGTGATACTGTCTATGGAAAATGCAAAATCAGTAATTGAGAGAAGTGCTACAACCCTTAAGAACCTAAAATTATTTTTATTATTGTCTGTACCATTTTCAGCGTTTTCTATTTCAGAATTATAAAAAACATTAGAGAAGAATAAATATATTAAATAAAAACCAGCAAAAACCCTAATAAAAATAAACTTGAGAAGAAAATTAGATAGTATTATGAGAATAATTCTAAATAATAAAGATATTGTTATACCAATATTTAAGGCTCTTGACCTTAATTCCGAACTCTCGAGAGATTTAGTAAGAGAAGCTAGTGCGATAGCATTATCAGCTGATAATAATAATTCTAGTGCAATTAATATTGGTAAAAGTGTAAAGATTTCGTACCAACTATCTACCTGATCTAGTGTTGGTATAAAAGAAT is a window encoding:
- a CDS encoding TerC family protein — its product is MDSAAINSFIPTLDQVDSWYEIFTLLPILIALELLLSADNAIALASLTKSLESSELRSRALNIGITISLLFRIILIILSNFLLKFIFIRVFAGFYLIYLFFSNVFYNSEIENAENGTDNNKNNFRFLRVVALLSITDFAFSIDSITTAVAISDQYILIIFGAVIGVLALRFTSGIFLKLLDIFSRLETAGYVAILIVGIKLLLNTLIKESILPDYYFYILILFAFIWGFSKKESKT
- the fmt gene encoding methionyl-tRNA formyltransferase, yielding MRIIFWGTPEYSISSLDIFIKSKHEVIAVVSQPDKKRSRGKKLISSPVKSFAEQESIKIYTPEKIRDNINFINELKSLSCDLFIVIAYGKILPKEILEIPKFGCWNAHASLLPRWRGAAPIQWSLMKGDEFTGVGIMKMNEGLDTGDLLLEEKIKIDNNDNLITLTEKLSILSAKLFLNATSLLEENINKNTNYQLTKQNTLGREITYARMIEKSDYKVDWGNEAIKISRKIKALYPRANTTFRGKNLKIIKIKVLSSDEINNEKYCLMSNYSKPGIILAVLENEGIIISTKTDPIILLEAKLEGKNISSKKQLIQQLKPSLGEYLSN